Genomic segment of uncultured Desulfobacter sp.:
TCAAATTAAGCCCGTTTCCAATCCCCTCCACGTCAAACGCAGCATGCGGATTTCCCGCACTACGCTTCCCTGTTAACTTCATTTAAAAATTTATGGGACCTATCAGCTGTAAGCGCTTTCAAGCCTGGTATCGTATAACCTTATAGTTATTAAATAACCCGAAAGTTTTATAAAGCCATGCTCTACTCCACCTGTTCCAGCCGAAGCCACTACGTTTCCTTGCACGCATCAGGTGCCTGCGAATTTTCCTTTCCACCCAGTCTTTTACATAACCAAAACATTGACTGGAATTTCCAATCCGAAAGTAGTTTACCCATCCACGCAAAATCGGATTGATCTCAGCCACTATCCTATCAAGCGGTTGCGAACGAAAACGACGGAACACCTCCTTAAGTCTGCTGAGAAGAGCTGTTCGTGCTTTCATTCTTGGAGTGACAAGTACACCCAACTTGCCTCGACGAGTTTTAGCCCGTCTAAAATCAAATCCGAGAAAACTGAATGTTTCACCACGGGTAAGATCTACCAGTTTGGATTTCTTCCGATTAAGCTGTACATCGAGCTTTTCCAACTCCTCAAGGAGTCTCTTATTGGCGGCATCAACCAGCCAATTCCACTTGCTAAAGCCATCAACCAAAATCACCAGGTCATCGGCAAAACGTGAGTATTCAATATACGTATATCTACCGTTACGCGTGACTTCTTTTGCCCGCTCCAGCATTTTATCTACCTCATTAAGATAGATATTGCTCAGCAAAGGCGAGATGACTCCACCTTGTGGAACACCTTTCTTTCCACCAACTTTCAAGATCAACTTCAACAGCCGCATTATCTGGGCGTCGTTAACCCGTTCCGCTACCTTATCAAGAAGAATGTGGTGACGAACATTATCAAAATAGGCACTGAGGTCTATATCAATAATTCGGGTTTTGGACTTCACAACTGCTTCCGCTACTCGGTTCACCGCCGTATGGGCGGTTCGTTTGGGTCTATACCCAAACGATCCTTCTTGAAAATCGGCTTCAAAAATGGCTTCCAAGATCAACTTGAGGGCTCCCTGAACCACTCGGTCTTTTATAGAAGGAATCCCGAGGACTCTGACTTTGTCATTGCCTTTGGGAATTTCTTTCCTTCGGTTCCGTAATGGTTTGTACGTGCTGGAGACCAATTCCGTCCGGATCTGTTTGAGGAAGTCTTCAATTCCACCCTCTTCGACGGCTTTAAACGTTACACCGTCAATCCCTGGCGCTCCGTTATTTCGTTTTGCCATGAGGTAGGATTCATGAAGCGTTTCCATCTTGCAAACATGAACGTACAGTCCCCAGAACCGCGATGTCTTGTCAGACTTCGCTTTTAAATATATTTTCCTTCTCAGGTCTTGTAACCTAATGGACTTCTTTATCATAAAGTCCTTACCTCCCTATGTTGTTGGAAAATTGTTAACAGCAAGGCTCCTTCGCTCCCCGGATGTTACTCCGATTCACAGCTACTACGAACCTATCCGCCACCCTCTCGTCTTCGACACACTTCCCGCTGTTTACGGTTATAGCATCTACCTTGCTCCGACAATTTCTTCCCGGGACGAGGAGGGTTTCTCCAGTTGCTCGGCATGTCCTTGTTACCGTGCTGTCGCTACCACCCCGCCGGAGTGAGCAGTCGTATCGGTCAGACTTCGACTACCCATGCTGTCTTCACCCTACGGTTGCGGGTTCGACCTCCGGGGTTTCTCACTTTCGGGGCCACCTGGGCGTTCACTCTCGTTACGGCCCGGCAACTCGCTCACCACCCTTAAAGATGGCTTTGTCAATGGGCTTCAGATAATTCGGTTTCCCTGTTATCTGCCATTCAAGCTACGGGGGCTCTGACTTCTACCCCGGCAGGACTGACTCCTGCTGAACATGCCAGCCTTAGCTGGACGCACAACCGGACGTGAATCGCTCGACTCATCCGGCCCCTATCGTTCAGCCGTTTTTTTATACAGGACGCGCCAATGAACAAAAAGATTCGGCTGTCGTTCAGCAATATGTGTCAACCATCTTGTGGCCTTTTGTTGACGTCCCCTGAGTTTCTTATATCTACAGGTTGCCCAACGCACTCAATGCCGTTGACTTAAGACACCTCAAAGTATCAAGCCGGTTGCCTGTATTCCAGATGGAATTTTTTATTCTTTTTATTGAAATTACGTTCATATGTTCTGCCTGGTCTTATGGATTCTATACATGTAAGCATAAGAGCCTGTGATTTTGTTACAATATCACAGATTTTTTCATATGGATGCCACAACAATAACACAATATGATTTTTCATTCCGGAAAGAGCCTGTGTAATGACCAGCTTTAAAAAGTGTAACGCTTATCCCCGATATTCATAACGAAATAATGTAACGGCCAGATACCCCGCCGCCATACCCCGCCAAGAAAATCATAAAATCATACCCCGCATGCC
This window contains:
- the ltrA gene encoding group II intron reverse transcriptase/maturase; this translates as MAKRNNGAPGIDGVTFKAVEEGGIEDFLKQIRTELVSSTYKPLRNRRKEIPKGNDKVRVLGIPSIKDRVVQGALKLILEAIFEADFQEGSFGYRPKRTAHTAVNRVAEAVVKSKTRIIDIDLSAYFDNVRHHILLDKVAERVNDAQIMRLLKLILKVGGKKGVPQGGVISPLLSNIYLNEVDKMLERAKEVTRNGRYTYIEYSRFADDLVILVDGFSKWNWLVDAANKRLLEELEKLDVQLNRKKSKLVDLTRGETFSFLGFDFRRAKTRRGKLGVLVTPRMKARTALLSRLKEVFRRFRSQPLDRIVAEINPILRGWVNYFRIGNSSQCFGYVKDWVERKIRRHLMRARKRSGFGWNRWSRAWLYKTFGLFNNYKVIRYQA